One segment of Candidatus Rokuibacteriota bacterium DNA contains the following:
- a CDS encoding DUF2939 domain-containing protein, which produces MSSRALRGLLAAATLVLAALLVWYYLMGAPQYSLYRFALAIQGHDAAAAERFVDVDRVALAASDMIVAEYLRSNATAAHALEALGQGAARSVAGQAMKPLVAARVRSEIWKMAETGGQGPGVLVLPAGMVVAFRELAVERNAADAWVTYTDPRRGQTRFRMSQQPDRSWRITEFDPDWVRRHLKDGSAG; this is translated from the coding sequence GTGTCGAGCAGAGCCCTGCGCGGCCTGCTGGCCGCGGCCACGCTCGTTCTCGCCGCGCTCCTCGTCTGGTACTACCTGATGGGCGCCCCGCAGTACTCGCTCTACCGCTTCGCACTCGCGATCCAGGGTCACGACGCGGCGGCGGCGGAGCGTTTCGTCGACGTCGACCGCGTCGCCCTTGCCGCCAGCGACATGATCGTCGCGGAGTACCTCCGGTCGAATGCCACGGCGGCGCACGCCCTCGAGGCCCTTGGGCAGGGTGCGGCGCGCTCCGTGGCGGGGCAGGCGATGAAGCCCCTGGTGGCTGCCCGCGTGCGCAGCGAGATCTGGAAGATGGCCGAGACCGGCGGACAGGGACCCGGAGTTCTGGTGCTGCCTGCCGGCATGGTTGTGGCTTTCCGCGAGCTCGCCGTCGAGCGGAACGCCGCGGATGCCTGGGTGACCTACACGGACCCGCGCCGCGGACAGACCAGGTTCAGGATGAGCCAGCAGCCGGACCGCTCGTGGAGGATCACGGAGTTCGACCCTGACTGGGTCCGGCGCCACCTGAAGGACGGTTCAGCGGGGTAG
- a CDS encoding 2-hydroxy-3-oxopropionate reductase — translation MAQIVGMIGLGIMGRPMAKNLLKAGYPLVVHSRSQGPVQELVGAGATAAASPKDVAVQVDVLITMLPNSPEVELVALGRDGIVEGARKGLLYLDMSTISPLVSQKVGKALGAKGVRMLDAPVSGGEKGAIDAALSIMVGGEKDDFDAALPVFQALGKTITLLGPLGAGGFTKLANQIIVAVNLTALGEALTLAKKAGLDRALTLKALGGGLAGSKCLDQKSPNYVSGNYNPGFKIDLHFKDLGLIMESSRALGVPLPCTAVVQELFNAMRVKGKGGLDHSGVITLLEELAGLPAQS, via the coding sequence ATGGCGCAAATCGTTGGAATGATTGGGCTTGGAATCATGGGCCGCCCCATGGCCAAGAACCTCCTCAAGGCTGGCTACCCACTGGTTGTCCACAGCCGCAGCCAGGGGCCAGTGCAGGAGCTGGTTGGCGCCGGGGCCACGGCGGCCGCCTCTCCCAAGGACGTAGCGGTGCAGGTGGATGTGCTGATCACCATGCTGCCCAACTCTCCCGAGGTGGAGTTGGTGGCGCTGGGCCGGGACGGAATAGTCGAGGGCGCCAGGAAGGGCCTGCTCTACCTCGACATGTCCACGATCTCCCCCCTCGTGTCGCAGAAGGTCGGGAAAGCCCTCGGCGCCAAGGGGGTGAGGATGCTCGACGCGCCGGTGTCGGGCGGCGAGAAGGGCGCCATCGACGCCGCGCTCAGCATCATGGTGGGCGGCGAGAAGGACGACTTCGACGCGGCGCTGCCCGTCTTCCAGGCGCTCGGCAAGACGATCACGCTCCTGGGCCCGCTGGGCGCGGGCGGCTTCACCAAGCTTGCCAACCAGATCATCGTCGCGGTCAACCTGACGGCGCTCGGCGAGGCGCTCACGCTGGCAAAGAAGGCCGGCCTCGATCGCGCGCTCACGCTCAAGGCGCTCGGCGGCGGGCTCGCGGGCTCCAAGTGCCTCGACCAGAAGAGTCCGAACTACGTTTCGGGCAACTACAACCCCGGCTTCAAGATCGACCTGCACTTCAAGGACCTGGGCCTCATCATGGAATCGTCGCGGGCGCTCGGCGTCCCGCTGCCGTGCACGGCCGTCGTCCAGGAGCTGTTCAACGCGATGAGAGTCAAGGGCAAGGGCGGCCTCGATCACTCGGGCGTGATCACACTTCTCGAGGAGCTGGCAGGGCTCCCGGCCCAGTCATGA
- a CDS encoding DUF5519 family protein, with protein sequence MVRQGLGAGALRVHTGLAIAPPRRVRGLGAGRSTRRSLEKGGTGTGGALNEILGGWPGVKITPMFGRWGYFVGPRLFACFPLRTKDTDLWIRLTAEDQRRAVDSGVFTPHPRLGGQGWVICHVQELRDAGRAMSWLKKSYERAKKIVEREDREEP encoded by the coding sequence CTGGTTCGGCAAGGTCTCGGAGCGGGCGCGCTTCGCGTACACACAGGTCTGGCCATAGCGCCTCCGCGGAGAGTACGCGGGCTCGGCGCGGGGCGCAGCACGCGGCGCAGCCTCGAGAAGGGCGGCACCGGGACAGGCGGCGCGCTCAACGAGATCCTCGGCGGCTGGCCCGGGGTGAAGATCACGCCCATGTTCGGGCGCTGGGGCTACTTCGTGGGGCCGCGCCTCTTCGCCTGCTTCCCGCTTCGGACCAAGGACACCGACCTCTGGATCCGGCTCACGGCGGAGGACCAGCGCCGCGCGGTGGATTCCGGCGTCTTCACGCCGCACCCGCGCCTGGGCGGGCAGGGGTGGGTCATCTGCCACGTCCAGGAGCTGCGGGACGCGGGGCGTGCGATGTCCTGGCTCAAGAAGAGCTACGAGAGGGCAAAGAAGATCGTCGAGCGGGAGGACCGGGAGGAGCCATGA
- a CDS encoding aldo/keto reductase yields the protein MLKGRATSEGTAAYRAAQGAGAADDHFREWRGLSLSSVGIGTYLGPDDDATDALYEAAVKQAVASGINVVDSAVNYRHQRSERAVGRALGRLVRAGSAAREGVVVATKGGFLPFDGPAPPGLLRSGDLVAGCHCMTPRYLEDQIERSRVNLDLETIDIYYLHNPETQLGELPRREVTRRLRAAFEFLEGAARDRRIGLYGTATWSGYRQPQSARDFLSLPDLVALAEEVGGPEHRFRVVQLPYNLAMTEAFTLANQGAGREPVPLLESARRLDVYVMSSASIYQGQLAKNLPAVIPRFLPGLDTDAQRALQFVRSTPGVGTALVGMKTLAHVAEAARLCAVSPVPWSEFQKFFAPA from the coding sequence ATGCTCAAGGGCAGGGCGACGTCCGAGGGCACTGCGGCCTATCGCGCGGCCCAGGGCGCCGGGGCGGCGGACGACCACTTCCGCGAGTGGCGCGGGCTGTCGCTCTCCTCGGTCGGTATCGGGACCTACCTGGGCCCTGACGACGACGCCACGGACGCGCTGTACGAGGCCGCCGTCAAGCAGGCCGTCGCGTCGGGGATCAATGTCGTCGACTCCGCGGTCAACTATCGGCACCAGCGGAGCGAGCGCGCTGTTGGCCGGGCGCTCGGCCGCCTCGTGCGCGCCGGCAGCGCGGCGCGCGAGGGCGTCGTGGTCGCGACCAAGGGCGGCTTCCTGCCCTTCGACGGGCCCGCGCCGCCGGGGCTGCTGAGGTCCGGCGATCTTGTCGCCGGCTGCCACTGCATGACGCCGCGCTATCTGGAGGACCAGATCGAGCGCAGCCGGGTCAACCTCGACCTCGAGACCATCGACATCTACTACCTCCACAACCCGGAAACTCAGCTGGGCGAGCTGCCGCGGCGCGAGGTGACGCGCCGGCTCCGCGCGGCCTTCGAGTTCCTCGAGGGCGCGGCGCGCGACCGGAGGATCGGGCTCTACGGCACGGCGACCTGGAGCGGGTACCGCCAGCCGCAGTCGGCACGCGATTTCCTCTCGCTGCCGGATCTCGTCGCGCTGGCCGAGGAGGTCGGAGGGCCGGAGCACCGGTTCCGCGTGGTCCAGCTGCCGTACAACCTCGCCATGACCGAGGCCTTCACGCTTGCCAACCAGGGCGCCGGGCGCGAGCCCGTCCCGCTGCTCGAGTCGGCGCGCCGGCTCGACGTCTACGTCATGAGCTCCGCGTCGATCTACCAGGGCCAGCTCGCGAAGAACCTTCCGGCGGTGATCCCCCGGTTCCTCCCGGGCCTTGACACCGACGCGCAGCGGGCGCTGCAGTTCGTGCGCTCCACGCCAGGCGTGGGCACGGCGCTCGTGGGCATGAAGACTCTCGCCCACGTCGCCGAGGCCGCGCGCCTGTGCGCGGTGTCGCCCGTGCCCTGGTCGGAATTCCAGAAGTTCTTCGCGCCGGCATGA
- a CDS encoding MoaD/ThiS family protein — MAQVGSTPALSATVEVTTWVTKHVGGDGSGSTVFTEAFAPGETVRDVLRRCSARFPELDAALWSPDRTELGEHIEVVVNEAVLGVTHGLDSPLKNGDRITLLGQFMGG; from the coding sequence GTGGCGCAAGTAGGCTCGACGCCCGCGCTCAGCGCCACCGTGGAAGTCACCACGTGGGTGACGAAGCACGTGGGCGGTGACGGCTCCGGCAGCACGGTCTTCACCGAGGCCTTCGCGCCGGGGGAGACGGTGCGGGATGTCCTGCGGCGCTGCTCCGCGCGCTTCCCCGAGCTCGACGCGGCGCTCTGGAGCCCGGACCGCACCGAGTTGGGCGAGCATATCGAGGTCGTGGTCAACGAGGCCGTGCTGGGCGTCACGCACGGGCTCGACTCCCCGCTGAAGAACGGCGACCGCATCACGCTGCTCGGCCAGTTCATGGGCGGTTAG
- the mce gene encoding methylmalonyl-CoA epimerase has protein sequence MIKKIHHVGVVVESLARASRFWRDALGLPLVREAEIADQGVRAALLAAGDSEIELLEPTRRDTGVARFLAKHGEGLHHVCLETPNVDTDLGTLKAQNVALIDQTPRQGLAGRIVFLSPTACAGVLVELATPQHDDVLADSPVRFKRLVIGCRDPQETGKTFQQLFGLPEVAVNDGPRSMVGWSGGGTLMMVPAAEVGGALGMAALSMVAPEMAPLVQRLQKVDAMMFYGANEITLKPEAANSVHVHISRYHFP, from the coding sequence ATGATCAAGAAGATCCATCACGTCGGCGTCGTGGTCGAGAGCCTGGCGCGCGCCAGCCGCTTCTGGCGGGACGCCTTGGGACTCCCGCTCGTCCGCGAGGCGGAAATCGCCGACCAGGGTGTGCGCGCTGCGCTCCTGGCCGCGGGTGACAGCGAGATCGAGCTGCTCGAGCCGACGCGCAGGGACACGGGCGTGGCGCGCTTCCTCGCCAAGCACGGCGAAGGGCTGCACCACGTCTGCCTCGAGACGCCGAACGTCGACACCGACCTCGGCACCCTCAAGGCCCAGAACGTGGCGCTGATCGACCAGACGCCGCGGCAGGGGCTGGCGGGGCGCATCGTCTTCCTCAGCCCGACCGCGTGCGCCGGCGTGCTGGTCGAGCTCGCGACGCCGCAGCATGATGATGTCCTCGCGGACTCACCCGTACGCTTCAAGCGTCTCGTCATCGGCTGTCGCGATCCGCAGGAGACGGGGAAGACCTTCCAGCAGCTCTTCGGGCTGCCCGAGGTCGCCGTCAACGACGGGCCGCGGAGCATGGTCGGCTGGTCCGGCGGCGGGACGCTGATGATGGTGCCGGCGGCAGAGGTGGGCGGCGCGCTCGGCATGGCGGCGCTCTCCATGGTCGCGCCCGAGATGGCGCCGCTCGTCCAGCGGCTGCAGAAGGTGGACGCCATGATGTTCTACGGGGCGAACGAGATCACGCTCAAGCCCGAGGCGGCGAACAGCGTCCACGTCCACATCTCCCGCTACCACTTCCCCTAG
- a CDS encoding flippase-like domain-containing protein, translating into MRLVRLGLLVCGAALFVWLLATIGPGAVVQAFADLSWRLLIILVFPFGLTTLLDTLGWRYAFRRDTVPFRALLASRLAGEAFNLTTPTASMGGEAVKAWLVRPWAPLTEGLPSVIVAKTTITIGQALFVVVGLVAAHAALPSDSLVVRGMEWLLVVQVLAVGGFVAVQAGGALRGSTRWLQKLGWLSGSRLESVTQVNDELAHFYRREPKRLALSILFHFLAWLIGALEPWLILRWIGLPVSLAEATAIEAFSSGIRFAAFLVPGYLGALEAGHVAIFAALGLGAPAGLSFTLIRRVREAAWTGLGFLALAPLRAQAPPTADKL; encoded by the coding sequence ATGCGGCTGGTTCGCCTGGGCCTGCTCGTCTGCGGCGCCGCGCTCTTCGTGTGGCTGCTCGCCACCATCGGCCCCGGCGCGGTCGTCCAAGCCTTCGCGGATCTGTCGTGGCGGCTCCTGATCATCCTCGTCTTCCCCTTCGGACTCACCACGCTCCTCGACACGCTCGGGTGGCGCTACGCCTTCCGCCGCGACACGGTGCCGTTCAGGGCGCTGCTGGCCTCCCGCCTCGCGGGCGAGGCCTTCAACCTCACGACACCCACGGCCTCGATGGGCGGCGAGGCCGTCAAGGCCTGGCTCGTGAGACCGTGGGCGCCGCTCACCGAGGGCCTGCCGTCCGTGATCGTCGCCAAGACGACCATCACCATCGGGCAGGCGCTCTTCGTCGTGGTCGGGCTCGTCGCGGCCCACGCGGCCCTGCCGTCTGACTCCCTCGTCGTCCGCGGCATGGAGTGGCTGCTCGTGGTCCAGGTGCTGGCCGTAGGCGGCTTCGTCGCCGTCCAGGCCGGCGGAGCCCTCCGCGGCAGCACGCGGTGGCTCCAGAAGCTCGGATGGCTCTCGGGCAGTCGCCTCGAATCGGTCACCCAGGTCAACGACGAGCTGGCCCACTTCTACCGCCGCGAGCCCAAGCGCCTGGCGCTGTCGATCCTCTTCCACTTCCTGGCGTGGCTCATCGGCGCGCTCGAGCCCTGGCTCATCCTGCGCTGGATCGGGCTGCCGGTCTCGCTCGCCGAAGCCACCGCCATCGAGGCCTTCAGCAGCGGCATCCGCTTTGCGGCCTTCCTCGTGCCGGGCTACCTGGGCGCCCTCGAGGCGGGACACGTGGCGATCTTCGCCGCGCTCGGGCTGGGCGCGCCCGCGGGGCTGTCCTTCACGCTGATACGCCGCGTGCGCGAAGCCGCGTGGACGGGGCTGGGCTTTCTCGCGTTGGCGCCGCTAAGGGCCCAAGCTCCCCCAACCGCCGACAAACTCTAG
- the pcp gene encoding pyroglutamyl-peptidase I — MILVTGFEPFGGHPSNPSEEIAKAVDGRVVGGLPVRAAILPVHHVEAGIAARRLLHEHDPLAVLHVGLAAGRARIALERVAVNMMDYEVADNAGYQASGEPCVPGGPAAYLATLPLAAILEALTRDGVPAYLSNTAGTYLCNQTLYATLHAVSAASSGTLAGFMHVPLSPAMVVASGLDQPSMDPAIGVRAVEAALRVISEHLAGRPS, encoded by the coding sequence ATGATCCTCGTCACGGGCTTCGAGCCCTTCGGCGGACATCCGTCCAACCCCTCCGAGGAGATCGCAAAGGCCGTGGACGGCCGCGTGGTCGGAGGCCTGCCCGTCCGCGCCGCGATCCTGCCGGTGCACCACGTCGAGGCCGGGATCGCGGCCCGGCGCCTCCTCCATGAGCACGATCCGCTGGCGGTGCTGCATGTGGGGCTAGCCGCAGGGCGGGCGCGGATCGCGCTCGAGCGGGTGGCCGTGAACATGATGGACTACGAGGTGGCCGACAATGCCGGCTACCAGGCGAGCGGCGAGCCCTGCGTGCCGGGCGGCCCGGCGGCCTATCTCGCAACGCTGCCGCTGGCGGCCATCCTCGAGGCACTCACGCGGGACGGCGTCCCCGCGTATCTCTCCAACACGGCCGGCACGTATCTCTGCAACCAGACGCTCTACGCCACACTCCACGCCGTGAGCGCTGCGTCGAGCGGGACGCTCGCCGGTTTCATGCACGTCCCGCTCTCGCCCGCGATGGTCGTCGCCTCGGGGCTCGACCAGCCGAGCATGGATCCCGCCATCGGCGTGCGCGCCGTCGAGGCGGCTCTGCGGGTAATCAGCGAACACCTCGCCGGCCGTCCGTCCTAG
- a CDS encoding GNAT family N-acetyltransferase: protein MDRPGLDNQGRTPLIKIRRVRKGDLAKVRDVIEQAFGDFFERQMGTRPRQVFGGAQYVHHRWLMEPWGCFVAEEGDGKIVGAALAVMWGTVGLVGPVAVLTNYQNQDIGQQLLTACQGFFSENKATLEGVSTYPYSPKHITLYQKFGYKPKGLVVIAAKPMDRREIVQATRPPRPGLAVRRYSSLEEARKKAAMLRVRRITNGIWRGMDLGKEIEIVDGLALGDTLLLEKGRDVIGFAIVHMPGVSEAPHGSVFVKFLAVDSRQRKPENLHALLAAVEEMAHAAQLQRVVAPVYTYYWTAYQTLLERGYHPDFTMVRMKRGKQEDYEHPDDLVLDDWR, encoded by the coding sequence GTGGATCGGCCGGGGCTCGACAACCAGGGACGCACGCCGCTTATCAAGATCCGCCGCGTGCGCAAGGGCGACCTCGCAAAGGTCCGCGACGTCATCGAGCAGGCCTTCGGCGACTTCTTCGAGCGGCAGATGGGTACGCGGCCGCGCCAGGTCTTCGGCGGCGCCCAGTACGTCCATCACCGCTGGCTCATGGAGCCGTGGGGCTGCTTCGTCGCCGAGGAGGGTGACGGCAAGATCGTCGGCGCGGCGCTGGCGGTGATGTGGGGCACGGTCGGGCTGGTCGGCCCTGTCGCCGTGCTGACGAATTACCAGAACCAGGACATCGGCCAACAGCTGCTCACGGCCTGCCAGGGCTTCTTCAGCGAGAACAAGGCGACACTCGAAGGCGTATCGACCTACCCGTACAGCCCGAAGCACATCACCCTGTACCAAAAGTTCGGATACAAGCCCAAGGGGCTCGTGGTGATCGCCGCGAAGCCCATGGACCGGCGCGAGATCGTCCAGGCGACGCGGCCCCCCAGGCCGGGCCTCGCCGTGCGTCGCTATTCCTCGCTCGAGGAGGCCAGGAAGAAAGCCGCCATGCTCCGGGTGCGGCGCATCACCAACGGCATCTGGCGCGGCATGGACCTGGGCAAAGAGATTGAGATCGTCGACGGCCTGGCGCTCGGCGACACCCTGCTGCTGGAGAAGGGGCGCGACGTCATCGGCTTCGCCATCGTCCACATGCCCGGCGTCAGCGAGGCCCCGCACGGCAGCGTCTTCGTCAAGTTCCTCGCGGTCGACTCCCGGCAGCGCAAGCCCGAGAACCTGCACGCCCTGCTCGCGGCCGTCGAGGAGATGGCGCATGCGGCCCAGCTTCAGCGCGTGGTGGCGCCGGTCTATACGTACTACTGGACCGCGTACCAGACGCTACTCGAGCGCGGCTACCATCCGGACTTCACCATGGTCCGAATGAAGCGGGGCAAGCAGGAAGACTACGAGCACCCGGACGACCTGGTGCTCGACGACTGGCGCTAG
- a CDS encoding MFS transporter, giving the protein MGLCAARATGSTMSMAYPAVLSVVQKEWGLSATAAGSISSAYQIGTAVALVVVSALADYMNPRVVFVASAGLTAVVSLLIPVLAQGHISALLLFGAVAIAVSGIYTPGIMLLAERFEPARRGRAVGWFLAASSMGYVIALVIGGIMVERAGWRAALGVLALGPLLCFVLSLALFRGERSRARRAGPRQGWSLDADLSGNRPAQLMIVGYVFHSWELLGMWAWTPAFVAAALVVQGTGVERAAGLGATLSALFHVMGIVASAVGGALSDRWGRTAVIAAMMLVSSACSFSFGWMLAAPLLLIVAIGSLYGFSALGDSSVYSTGITETVRPERLGSALAVRSLLGFGAGAVAPLVFGWVLDLYGGRSASVAGWGWAFSVLGVGGVLGLLSMLWLRALPESRRLAGGKR; this is encoded by the coding sequence GTGGGTCTCTGCGCGGCGCGGGCCACCGGCTCCACCATGTCCATGGCCTACCCGGCCGTGCTCTCCGTCGTTCAGAAGGAGTGGGGGCTGTCGGCGACGGCCGCGGGCTCCATCTCCTCCGCGTACCAGATCGGCACTGCCGTCGCGCTCGTCGTGGTATCCGCGCTCGCGGACTACATGAACCCGCGCGTGGTCTTCGTCGCCTCGGCGGGTCTGACCGCGGTGGTGTCGCTGCTGATCCCCGTCCTGGCCCAAGGGCACATCTCGGCGCTGCTCCTCTTCGGCGCCGTCGCCATCGCGGTCTCGGGCATCTACACGCCGGGCATCATGCTGCTCGCGGAGCGCTTCGAGCCTGCGCGCCGGGGGCGGGCGGTGGGTTGGTTCCTCGCCGCTTCCTCCATGGGCTACGTGATCGCGCTCGTGATCGGCGGCATCATGGTGGAGCGGGCGGGGTGGCGTGCGGCCCTGGGCGTGCTGGCGCTGGGGCCCTTGCTCTGCTTCGTCCTGTCGCTCGCGCTCTTCCGAGGGGAGCGCTCGCGTGCGCGGCGCGCGGGCCCGCGCCAGGGGTGGAGCCTCGACGCCGACCTCTCGGGCAACCGCCCCGCCCAGCTCATGATCGTGGGCTACGTCTTCCATTCGTGGGAGCTCCTCGGCATGTGGGCGTGGACGCCGGCCTTCGTCGCCGCGGCGTTGGTCGTCCAGGGCACGGGCGTCGAGCGCGCCGCGGGCCTCGGGGCGACGCTCTCGGCCCTCTTCCACGTCATGGGCATCGTCGCCTCGGCAGTCGGCGGCGCGCTGTCCGACCGCTGGGGCCGCACTGCCGTGATCGCGGCGATGATGCTCGTCAGCTCCGCCTGCTCCTTCAGCTTCGGCTGGATGCTGGCGGCGCCGCTGCTTCTCATCGTCGCCATCGGCAGTCTCTACGGCTTTTCCGCCCTCGGCGATTCGTCGGTATACTCGACCGGGATCACCGAGACGGTGAGGCCTGAGCGGCTGGGCTCGGCGCTCGCCGTGCGTTCCCTGTTGGGCTTCGGCGCCGGGGCCGTCGCGCCGCTCGTCTTCGGATGGGTGCTCGACCTCTACGGCGGGCGGAGCGCCTCAGTCGCCGGATGGGGCTGGGCCTTCTCGGTCCTGGGCGTGGGCGGCGTGCTCGGCCTGCTCTCGATGCTCTGGCTGCGCGCGCTGCCCGAGTCCCGCAGGCTCGCGGGCGGCAAGCGGTGA
- a CDS encoding aldehyde ferredoxin oxidoreductase C-terminal domain-containing protein → MSPTATATRPAKKAAPASASVPGYAGKLLRVNLSTGKIWTQPWASAMREYLGGVGLGAKILYEEVGPKVHWDHPDNRLVLATGPLAGLPVWGTGGLTVVTRGAQTDGATSTQANGFFGAALKYSGYDAIVVQGQAKKLSYLYINDDVVEIRDAAHLKGKDTWETQEALEAEHALSGHRLSVYSIGPAGENLVRFAAIQGDYGHVASKNGCGAVMGKKKLKAVCIVRGTKALRPHDPRGLVQAADDIAHDLKTDPATSTLYRWGTLPGVSNLYKLGILPIKNYTTNLTTVDMTTWEPAKLRAGFDHRGHQCNACGMHHCHIQVIGKGPKAGELVDEPEYEGWSGAGWQIGLTDKEAITWLNTRLDRACLDVNEFGWVCGWVMECMEKGYLTEKQVGFRLAWGDVDGAYRLVQMISHREGFGDLLAEGVKRASEKIGGEAAKCAVYTKKGASPRGHDHRGRWEEMLDTCTSSNGTMESANATHQTEIGLPGRINPFNGEEVARMVGGILGRKHFEDSLGGCIFTFRTRIENLARALSAATGWTYTLADAMRMGRRTAAILRAFNLRCGIGTDVEYPSARYGSKPVDGPAKDHNVMDQWERMREVWYETVGYDIKTGKPTRETLKSLGLDSIAKDLWRK, encoded by the coding sequence ATGAGCCCGACAGCGACGGCAACCCGTCCCGCCAAGAAGGCCGCGCCCGCTTCCGCCTCGGTGCCCGGATATGCGGGCAAGCTGCTGCGGGTCAACCTCTCGACCGGGAAGATCTGGACGCAGCCCTGGGCTTCGGCTATGCGCGAGTATCTCGGCGGCGTCGGTCTCGGCGCCAAGATCCTCTACGAAGAAGTCGGCCCCAAGGTCCACTGGGACCATCCGGACAACCGGCTCGTCCTGGCCACGGGCCCGCTGGCGGGGCTGCCGGTCTGGGGCACGGGCGGGCTGACCGTGGTCACGCGAGGCGCGCAGACCGACGGCGCGACCTCGACCCAGGCCAACGGCTTCTTCGGCGCCGCGCTCAAGTACTCGGGCTATGACGCGATCGTGGTCCAGGGTCAGGCCAAGAAGCTCTCCTACCTCTATATCAACGACGACGTCGTGGAGATCCGCGACGCCGCGCACCTCAAGGGCAAGGACACCTGGGAGACGCAGGAAGCGCTCGAGGCCGAGCACGCGCTCTCGGGGCACCGGCTCTCCGTCTACTCGATCGGCCCCGCCGGCGAGAACCTCGTCCGCTTCGCGGCGATCCAGGGCGACTACGGTCACGTCGCCTCCAAGAACGGCTGCGGCGCCGTCATGGGCAAGAAGAAGCTCAAGGCCGTGTGCATCGTGCGCGGTACCAAGGCGCTCAGGCCCCATGACCCGCGCGGGCTCGTCCAGGCGGCGGACGATATCGCGCACGACCTCAAGACGGATCCGGCGACCTCGACGCTCTACCGCTGGGGAACGCTTCCCGGCGTCTCCAACCTGTACAAGCTGGGCATCCTGCCGATCAAGAACTACACGACGAACCTGACGACGGTGGATATGACGACGTGGGAGCCCGCCAAGCTCCGCGCGGGCTTCGACCACCGGGGACACCAGTGCAACGCCTGCGGCATGCACCACTGCCACATCCAAGTCATCGGCAAGGGGCCGAAGGCCGGCGAGTTGGTCGATGAGCCGGAATACGAAGGATGGTCCGGCGCCGGCTGGCAGATCGGCCTGACGGACAAGGAAGCCATCACGTGGCTCAACACGCGCCTCGACCGGGCCTGTCTCGACGTCAACGAGTTCGGCTGGGTCTGCGGCTGGGTGATGGAGTGCATGGAGAAGGGTTATCTCACCGAGAAGCAGGTCGGCTTTAGGCTCGCGTGGGGCGACGTGGACGGCGCGTACCGCCTGGTCCAGATGATCAGCCACCGCGAGGGGTTCGGCGACCTGCTGGCGGAGGGCGTCAAGCGCGCGTCCGAGAAGATCGGCGGCGAGGCCGCAAAGTGCGCCGTCTACACCAAGAAGGGCGCATCTCCGAGGGGTCACGACCACCGGGGCCGCTGGGAGGAGATGCTGGACACCTGTACCTCCTCCAACGGCACCATGGAGAGCGCGAACGCGACCCACCAGACCGAGATCGGCCTGCCCGGGCGCATCAACCCCTTCAACGGCGAGGAAGTGGCGCGGATGGTCGGTGGCATCCTCGGGCGGAAGCACTTCGAGGACTCCCTCGGCGGCTGCATCTTCACCTTCCGCACGCGGATCGAGAACCTGGCGCGCGCGCTCTCGGCCGCGACGGGTTGGACCTACACGCTGGCCGACGCGATGCGGATGGGCCGGCGGACGGCCGCGATCCTGCGGGCCTTCAACCTGCGCTGCGGCATCGGCACGGATGTCGAGTACCCCTCGGCGCGCTACGGCTCCAAGCCCGTGGACGGGCCGGCGAAGGACCACAACGTGATGGACCAGTGGGAGCGCATGCGCGAGGTCTGGTACGAGACGGTCGGCTACGACATCAAGACCGGCAAGCCCACGCGCGAGACGCTCAAGTCGCTCGGCCTCGACTCGATCGCGAAGGATCTGTGGCGCAAGTAG
- a CDS encoding copper resistance protein CopC, protein MIRGWGAILRAWALCAALLAQDPGAAGAHAIILESEPAAGTKLAEPPARIYLRFNSKIEKRLSHVTLTAADGRPVPLVVKTDGSEKPDRIVLPLGSLRPGAYVVRYKVLAADGHITEGALRFTVLEPK, encoded by the coding sequence GTGATCCGCGGATGGGGCGCGATCCTGCGCGCCTGGGCGCTCTGCGCCGCGCTGCTCGCGCAGGATCCCGGGGCAGCGGGGGCGCATGCCATCATCCTCGAGTCCGAGCCCGCGGCAGGCACGAAGCTCGCCGAGCCGCCCGCGCGCATCTACCTCCGCTTCAACAGCAAGATCGAGAAGCGCCTCAGCCACGTTACGCTCACCGCCGCAGACGGCCGGCCGGTGCCCTTAGTCGTCAAGACCGACGGCAGCGAGAAGCCGGACCGGATCGTGCTGCCGCTCGGGTCGCTCCGCCCCGGCGCCTACGTGGTCCGCTACAAGGTTCTGGCGGCCGACGGTCACATCACCGAGGGCGCCCTGCGCTTCACCGTGCTCGAGCCGAAGTAG